A region from the Acidobacteriota bacterium genome encodes:
- a CDS encoding AAA family ATPase, which yields MKLDTSAIFDKYIGETEKRVRKLFAVAEQLAPVVLWIDELEKVFAGSGPDSASADAGVSARLLGEFLSWMQDRKAPVFVAATSNNVLVLPPELIRKGRFDEIFFVDLPNAAERRAILTLHLAKRKRDPRQFDLDALVAAAEGYSGAEIEAAVQASLYASFTDKKPLTTETVAEAIRDSVPLSVTRAEDIARLRAWARDRAVAASLADSAAAKQ from the coding sequence GTGAAGCTCGATACTTCAGCCATCTTCGATAAGTACATCGGCGAGACGGAGAAGCGCGTGCGCAAACTCTTCGCCGTCGCCGAGCAGCTTGCGCCGGTGGTGCTGTGGATCGACGAGCTGGAAAAAGTCTTTGCCGGCTCGGGACCGGACTCCGCCTCCGCCGACGCCGGCGTCTCCGCGCGCCTCTTGGGCGAGTTCCTCTCCTGGATGCAGGACCGCAAGGCCCCGGTGTTCGTGGCGGCCACTTCGAACAACGTGCTGGTGCTGCCGCCGGAGCTGATCCGCAAAGGGCGCTTCGACGAGATCTTCTTTGTCGACTTGCCTAACGCCGCCGAGCGGCGCGCCATCTTGACGCTGCATCTGGCCAAGCGGAAGCGCGATCCCAGGCAGTTCGACCTCGACGCGCTCGTCGCCGCAGCCGAAGGCTACTCCGGCGCCGAGATCGAGGCGGCGGTGCAGGCTTCGCTCTATGCCTCCTTCACCGACAAGAAGCCGCTGACGACCGAGACGGTGGCGGAAGCTATCCGCGACAGCGTGCCGCTCTCGGTCACGCGCGCGGAGGATATTGCGCGCTTGCGTGCGTGGGCGCGCGACCGCGCGGTGGCGGCATCGCTAGCCGACTCGGCGGCAGCAAAGCAGTAG